One Actinospica robiniae DSM 44927 genomic region harbors:
- a CDS encoding winged helix-turn-helix domain-containing protein, which produces MTEENRVRIDDPEALAALTHPMRTKLLNHLISAGPTTASQAARAVGDTPSNSSYHLRTLARFGWVESAARDAADGRERPWRALVTGFEIDLAADPQSAAGRNAATLAALTLQQAHQETREALARFPTLERAWQDASSFGAYTLRVTPEELTEVTRQIDAILRPFIAAVRDERPAGAELATVGFHAFPKGPES; this is translated from the coding sequence ATGACCGAAGAGAACCGGGTCCGCATCGACGATCCCGAGGCGTTGGCGGCGCTGACCCATCCGATGCGGACCAAACTGCTCAACCATCTGATCTCCGCCGGGCCCACCACGGCGTCGCAGGCGGCGCGGGCGGTCGGAGACACGCCGTCCAACAGCAGCTACCACCTGCGGACGCTGGCCAGGTTCGGGTGGGTGGAGTCGGCGGCGCGGGACGCGGCCGACGGGCGCGAGCGGCCGTGGCGGGCGCTGGTGACCGGCTTCGAGATCGACCTCGCCGCCGATCCGCAGAGCGCGGCCGGGCGCAACGCCGCGACGCTGGCGGCGCTGACCTTGCAGCAGGCGCATCAGGAGACCCGCGAGGCCCTCGCCCGTTTCCCGACGCTCGAGCGGGCCTGGCAGGACGCGTCGTCGTTCGGCGCCTACACGCTGCGCGTCACGCCCGAAGAGCTCACCGAGGTGACCCGGCAGATCGACGCGATTCTGCGCCCCTTCATCGCCGCCGTCCGCGACGAGCGTCCGGCCGGCGCGGAGCTGGCCACGGTCGGCTTCCACGCGTTCCCGAAGGGACCGGAGTCGTGA
- a CDS encoding MFS transporter has product MNVLRAQRDFRRLWVAGFISDVGDWMLLVALPVLVYQATGSTLGTAFAFLIELIPVLVVTPLAARLAERGNRAMLLVTVSLIQAAFLLPLLAGAHLPILYGVIATQAALASVFDTTKNALLPTLVPEQDLVTANSLIGLNQNLGRLIGASLGGVALAGGGVWTIVVGDSFSFLICAALIRSVHTATVVARQSEKAAQNGKSRMSELLARRPIRAGLTVVALTAMAQGLFIVLFVVFVARTLHGTAAENGVLRGVQAIGAVAGGLLLARSGNARPGRLTAWSCLLFGAIALTIWNLPHATSWEPIYVALFVAIGVPAVGMVSGLVSALQLATAEGERGQVFAVFGAAFAVGQAAGMVAAGVLGDRIGIAWLLNAQGVLSLLGGVVAMLWLSGSATDAPQTPSLLSTADAVTE; this is encoded by the coding sequence GTGAACGTCCTGCGTGCGCAACGGGATTTCCGCCGGTTGTGGGTGGCCGGGTTCATCTCCGACGTCGGCGACTGGATGCTTCTGGTCGCGTTGCCGGTCCTGGTCTACCAGGCGACGGGCTCGACCCTGGGCACCGCCTTCGCCTTCCTCATCGAGCTGATACCCGTGCTCGTGGTGACGCCGCTCGCCGCCCGCCTCGCCGAGCGCGGCAATCGCGCGATGCTGCTGGTCACCGTCTCGCTGATCCAGGCCGCGTTCCTGCTCCCGCTCCTCGCCGGCGCCCACCTGCCGATCCTCTACGGCGTGATCGCCACCCAGGCCGCGCTGGCCTCCGTCTTCGACACGACCAAGAACGCCCTGCTGCCCACGCTCGTGCCCGAGCAGGACCTCGTCACCGCGAACTCGCTGATCGGCCTGAACCAGAACCTCGGCCGCCTCATCGGAGCGTCGCTGGGCGGCGTGGCCCTGGCCGGCGGGGGCGTGTGGACGATCGTCGTCGGCGACTCCTTCAGCTTCCTGATATGCGCGGCCCTGATACGCAGCGTGCACACCGCGACGGTGGTCGCCCGGCAATCGGAAAAGGCGGCGCAGAACGGGAAATCGCGGATGAGCGAGCTCCTCGCGCGTCGCCCGATCCGCGCGGGTCTGACCGTGGTCGCGCTCACCGCCATGGCACAAGGGCTCTTCATCGTGTTGTTCGTGGTCTTCGTCGCGCGGACCCTGCACGGCACGGCGGCGGAGAACGGCGTGTTGCGAGGCGTCCAGGCGATAGGCGCCGTCGCGGGTGGCCTCCTGCTCGCCCGATCGGGCAACGCCCGACCCGGCCGGCTGACCGCCTGGTCCTGCCTGCTGTTCGGCGCGATCGCGTTGACGATCTGGAACCTGCCGCACGCCACCTCGTGGGAACCGATCTACGTGGCCTTATTCGTCGCGATCGGCGTTCCGGCCGTGGGCATGGTCTCGGGTCTGGTCTCCGCGCTCCAACTGGCGACGGCCGAAGGCGAGCGCGGCCAGGTGTTCGCGGTGTTCGGGGCGGCCTTCGCCGTCGGGCAGGCCGCGGGCATGGTCGCGGCAGGCGTGCTGGGCGACCGCATCGGCATCGCCTGGCTGCTCAATGCCCAGGGCGTGTTGTCACTGCTCGGCGGAGTCGTCGCAATGCTCTGGTTGTCGGGCAGCGCGACGGACGCACCGCAGACCCCGTCATTGCTCTCAACCGCCGACGCCGTAACGGAATGA
- a CDS encoding helix-turn-helix domain-containing protein, whose product MAESGDIEQVVRTRLRALRTAAGLSLDELAARTNLSPSTISRIETGKRSIGLDVLVPLAAALHADLNALLEADGDDDVVIRPTPSSCRDRTTWMLSRPSSSTVAIKMRLEPAQHPLQQKVHPGHDWLFVLHGRIRLLLGEREILVETGEAAEFATMTPHAVTAVDGPAEIVMIFDRAGEIAHVHREGRAGDEADGA is encoded by the coding sequence ATGGCGGAGTCCGGCGACATCGAGCAGGTGGTGCGCACCCGGCTGCGCGCCCTGCGCACGGCTGCGGGCCTCTCCCTCGACGAGCTCGCCGCTCGCACCAACCTCAGCCCTTCGACGATCAGCCGGATAGAGACCGGCAAGCGATCGATCGGCCTGGACGTCCTCGTCCCCCTCGCCGCCGCACTGCACGCCGACCTCAACGCCCTGCTCGAGGCCGACGGCGACGACGACGTGGTCATCCGCCCGACCCCGAGCAGCTGCCGAGACCGCACCACCTGGATGCTGAGCCGCCCCTCGAGCAGCACCGTCGCGATCAAGATGCGCCTCGAACCCGCCCAGCACCCGCTCCAGCAGAAGGTCCACCCCGGCCACGACTGGCTCTTCGTCCTCCACGGCCGCATCCGCCTCCTGCTCGGCGAGCGCGAGATCCTTGTCGAGACCGGCGAGGCCGCCGAGTTCGCCACCATGACCCCGCACGCGGTCACCGCCGTCGACGGCCCGGCCGAGATCGTCATGATCTTCGACCGAGCCGGGGAGATCGCACACGTGCATCGCGAAGGGCGTGCGGGGGACGAAGCAGACGGGGCCTAG
- a CDS encoding bifunctional NAD(P)/FAD-dependent oxidoreductase/class I SAM-dependent methyltransferase, which yields MHTNEAPRIQRHCDVAIVGGSATGLAAALQLGRQRRSVIVVDSSEPRNAPATHMHSYLGHEGLPPSAFAALSREEVRSFGTEVLSDRVELVTRTDDGRFVLELAGGHSILARRVLAATGVRDELPDIDGLAEHWGTDVISCPFCHGYEVRDQRIVQLLTHSAGLHPATLFRHLSSAFTVVVHGGADIEPSALDLLRRGGVNVVEGTVSRVVAGDDGRVTGIELSDQRRIDADAIVVSTRFTARIEPFADLGLRAQEHPSGLGEFVEADATGATSVPGLYAAGNLTDPSRQVLPSAADGSRVGAMIAMSLADEDLETAARTSANQSDWDHRYGGEQIWSGNPNGTLVREISSLTPGRVLDVGAGEGGDAIWLAEQKWNVTAADISQRALDRLHAAATAHGLDVACRQADANAQDAFEPAAFDLVTAHYASIPRTRDRRGIKNLIGAVAPGGTLLFVGHDLEPLRDAGNDHGHSRPFDPDAYLRVEDVAAALGDSPEWQIETWEKRPRPAGAASAGHHVHDEVLRARRR from the coding sequence ATGCACACGAACGAGGCCCCCCGTATCCAGCGCCACTGCGACGTGGCGATCGTCGGCGGCAGCGCGACCGGCCTGGCCGCCGCTCTGCAGCTCGGACGGCAGCGGCGATCGGTGATCGTCGTTGACTCCAGTGAGCCGCGCAACGCGCCGGCCACGCACATGCACAGCTACCTGGGGCACGAGGGACTGCCGCCGTCCGCGTTCGCGGCCCTCAGCCGGGAGGAGGTCCGCAGCTTCGGCACCGAGGTCCTGTCCGACCGGGTCGAACTCGTCACCCGGACCGACGACGGGCGCTTCGTGCTCGAGCTCGCCGGCGGCCACTCGATCCTGGCGCGTCGAGTGCTCGCCGCGACCGGTGTGCGGGACGAACTGCCCGACATCGACGGCCTGGCCGAGCATTGGGGCACGGACGTCATCTCCTGCCCGTTCTGCCACGGCTACGAGGTGCGCGACCAGCGCATCGTGCAGCTGCTCACCCACTCCGCCGGGCTACATCCGGCCACGCTCTTCCGTCACCTGAGTTCCGCCTTCACCGTGGTCGTGCACGGCGGCGCCGACATCGAGCCCTCCGCTCTCGACCTGCTGCGACGCGGCGGCGTCAACGTCGTCGAAGGGACGGTCAGCCGCGTCGTCGCCGGGGATGACGGGCGCGTCACAGGCATCGAACTCAGTGATCAGCGGCGCATCGACGCCGACGCGATCGTGGTAAGCACGCGGTTCACCGCTCGCATTGAACCCTTCGCGGACCTCGGCCTGCGCGCGCAGGAACACCCGAGCGGTCTGGGCGAGTTCGTGGAGGCCGATGCGACCGGCGCGACGTCGGTGCCGGGCCTCTACGCCGCCGGCAACCTGACCGACCCGAGCCGGCAGGTGCTGCCATCGGCCGCGGACGGCAGCCGCGTCGGAGCGATGATCGCCATGAGCCTCGCCGACGAGGATCTGGAGACGGCCGCGCGCACGTCGGCGAACCAGTCCGACTGGGACCACCGCTATGGCGGAGAGCAGATCTGGAGCGGCAATCCGAACGGCACGCTCGTCCGCGAGATCAGCTCCCTGACGCCCGGACGCGTCCTCGACGTCGGCGCCGGCGAAGGCGGCGACGCGATCTGGCTGGCCGAGCAGAAGTGGAACGTGACCGCGGCCGACATCTCCCAGCGCGCGCTCGATCGGCTGCACGCCGCGGCCACGGCCCACGGGCTGGACGTCGCCTGCCGACAGGCCGATGCGAACGCGCAGGACGCCTTCGAGCCCGCCGCGTTCGACCTCGTCACTGCGCACTACGCATCGATTCCCCGCACCCGCGACCGTCGCGGTATCAAAAACCTGATCGGTGCGGTCGCGCCGGGCGGCACCCTGCTCTTCGTCGGCCACGACCTCGAGCCCCTGCGCGACGCGGGCAACGACCATGGCCACAGCCGACCCTTCGACCCCGACGCCTACCTGCGCGTGGAGGACGTCGCGGCCGCACTCGGAGACTCCCCCGAGTGGCAGATCGAGACGTGGGAGAAGCGCCCGCGCCCGGCCGGAGCCGCGTCCGCCGGACACCACGTGCACGACGAAGTCCTCCGCGCGCGCCGCCGCTGA
- a CDS encoding Na+/H+ antiporter, protein MPSDAAGRRRRRPSRRGDPTLLGLDLLVALGAAIVAADYAAGRLRLATPILLLAAGVLLGFIPVLRTVTLPPEAVLVLFLPALLYWEALTTSLRQVRRDLRVIVLLSTFLVIATAAVVAAVAHALGLPWGPAWVLGSALAPTDATAIAALGRLLPYRSLTVLRTESLINDGTALVVYGLAVGVTVGQEHLGLAHVTWLFARSYLAGIAAGALAALLGAWLRRHITEPLPHNTVVVLIPFASFLFADEIGGSGVLAVVTAGLIMTQIGPRVGTAAARLQTQGFWTLSTFLLNAALFVLVGLQAQAAVRGLSSIDLARACAAIAAVCAVLIAVRITFQFVSVYVIRALDRRPAQRLRRASHRMRIISGIAAFRGAVSLAAALAVPQSLGNGQPFPDRDVIVFVTFGVIVLGLVTQGIALPLVLRWVHLPTSTTLDEERHFAETTAVQEALDALPDTAAGLDTDTKITERLTGEYRKHLRILDARAPEAAAEDPALRYDQQYRALRLALLSRKRATVLRLRDAQRIDDEVLRQIQAQLDLEEVRLSGTIISE, encoded by the coding sequence TTGCCGAGCGACGCTGCGGGTCGCCGGCGTCGCCGACCGTCGCGGAGAGGAGATCCCACCCTGCTCGGCCTCGACCTGCTCGTCGCGCTCGGCGCCGCGATCGTCGCCGCCGACTACGCCGCCGGACGCCTGCGCCTGGCCACCCCCATCCTGCTGCTCGCCGCCGGAGTGCTGCTCGGGTTCATCCCCGTCCTGCGCACCGTCACCCTCCCGCCCGAGGCCGTGCTCGTCCTGTTTCTGCCGGCGCTGCTCTACTGGGAGGCCCTGACCACGTCCCTGCGCCAAGTGCGCCGGGATCTGCGTGTCATCGTGCTGCTGAGCACCTTCCTGGTCATCGCCACCGCGGCCGTCGTCGCGGCGGTCGCGCACGCCCTAGGCCTGCCGTGGGGGCCGGCCTGGGTGCTCGGCAGCGCCCTCGCGCCGACCGACGCCACCGCCATCGCCGCTCTCGGACGCCTCCTGCCGTACCGCAGCCTTACCGTGCTGCGCACTGAGAGCCTGATCAACGACGGCACCGCGCTCGTCGTCTACGGACTCGCCGTCGGCGTCACCGTCGGCCAGGAACACCTCGGCCTGGCGCACGTCACTTGGCTCTTCGCGCGCTCCTACCTGGCCGGCATCGCCGCCGGCGCGCTCGCCGCCCTCCTCGGAGCCTGGCTGCGCCGGCACATCACCGAACCGCTCCCGCACAACACCGTCGTCGTGCTCATCCCGTTCGCCTCCTTCCTGTTCGCCGACGAGATCGGCGGCTCCGGCGTCCTCGCCGTCGTCACCGCCGGGCTGATCATGACTCAGATCGGGCCGCGCGTCGGCACCGCCGCGGCCCGGCTGCAGACCCAGGGTTTCTGGACGCTCTCGACCTTCCTGCTCAACGCCGCGCTGTTCGTCCTCGTCGGGCTGCAGGCCCAAGCCGCCGTGCGCGGCCTTTCCAGCATCGACCTGGCCCGCGCGTGCGCCGCCATCGCCGCAGTCTGTGCGGTGTTGATCGCCGTGCGGATCACCTTCCAGTTCGTCAGCGTCTACGTCATCCGCGCCCTCGACCGGCGTCCGGCCCAGCGCCTGCGCCGCGCCAGCCACCGCATGCGCATCATCTCCGGCATCGCCGCGTTCCGCGGCGCCGTCTCCCTCGCCGCCGCCCTGGCCGTGCCGCAATCGCTCGGCAACGGCCAGCCCTTCCCCGACCGCGACGTGATCGTCTTCGTCACCTTCGGCGTCATCGTGCTGGGCCTGGTCACCCAGGGCATCGCGCTCCCGCTCGTGCTGCGGTGGGTCCACCTGCCCACCAGCACAACGCTCGACGAGGAACGCCACTTCGCTGAGACCACCGCCGTCCAGGAAGCCCTCGACGCGCTCCCGGACACCGCCGCGGGCCTGGACACCGACACGAAGATCACGGAGCGCCTCACCGGCGAGTACCGCAAGCACCTGCGCATCCTCGACGCCCGTGCACCCGAGGCCGCCGCCGAGGACCCGGCGCTGCGGTACGACCAGCAATACAGGGCCCTGCGTCTGGCGCTTCTGTCCCGCAAGCGCGCGACCGTTCTGAGGCTGCGCGACGCCCAGCGCATCGACGACGAAGTCCTGCGCCAGATCCAAGCCCAGCTCGACCTCGAGGAAGTGCGCCTGAGCGGCACGATCATCAGCGAGTAG
- a CDS encoding helix-turn-helix transcriptional regulator, which produces MDARREFADFLASRRARITPEQAGLPVYGGTRRVSGLRREEVALMAGVSADYYVKLERGNARGVSDSVLEALARALQLDEAEHAHLLDLARTLNASGRLPKRGPKPQVRPSIQRVLDSMATAPAYVRNRRLDILAANRLGRALMSPVFDDSHRPASLARFMFLDPAARDFYLDWEPMASDIVAMLRSEAGRDPYDKSLQDLIGELSTRSELFRTRWAAHNVRLHRTGVKRLQHPVVGELTLDFDAMELPADTGLAIIAYSAEPGSPSADNLRLLASWAATLDQDGAEAHTPSDAAADTALGGSTRRRGES; this is translated from the coding sequence ATGGACGCACGCCGCGAGTTCGCCGACTTCCTCGCCTCCCGCCGGGCGAGGATCACGCCCGAGCAGGCCGGCCTGCCCGTCTACGGCGGGACCCGGCGGGTGAGCGGCCTGCGCCGCGAAGAGGTGGCCCTGATGGCCGGGGTAAGCGCCGATTATTACGTCAAGCTCGAGCGCGGCAACGCCCGCGGCGTGTCCGACTCCGTCCTCGAGGCCCTCGCCCGGGCGCTCCAACTCGACGAGGCCGAGCATGCCCACCTGCTCGACCTGGCCCGCACCCTCAACGCCTCCGGCCGCCTGCCCAAGCGCGGGCCGAAGCCGCAGGTGCGTCCCTCGATCCAGCGCGTGCTGGACTCGATGGCCACCGCCCCGGCCTACGTGCGCAACCGCCGCCTCGACATCCTGGCCGCCAACCGGCTCGGGCGCGCCCTGATGTCGCCGGTTTTCGACGACTCCCATCGCCCGGCGAGCCTCGCGCGTTTCATGTTCCTCGACCCGGCCGCCCGCGACTTCTACCTCGACTGGGAGCCGATGGCCTCGGACATCGTGGCCATGCTGCGGTCCGAAGCCGGCCGCGACCCCTACGACAAGTCCCTGCAAGACCTCATCGGGGAGCTGTCCACCCGCAGCGAGCTCTTCCGCACCCGCTGGGCCGCTCACAACGTGCGCCTGCACCGCACCGGCGTCAAGCGCCTGCAGCACCCGGTCGTCGGCGAACTCACCCTCGACTTCGACGCCATGGAGCTGCCCGCCGACACCGGACTGGCCATCATCGCCTACAGCGCCGAGCCCGGCAGCCCCTCCGCCGACAACCTCCGGCTGCTCGCCAGCTGGGCCGCGACCCTCGATCAGGACGGGGCGGAAGCGCACACGCCGTCAGATGCCGCCGCGGACACGGCTCTCGGCGGTTCGACGCGCCGTCGCGGCGAGTCCTGA
- a CDS encoding zinc-dependent alcohol dehydrogenase family protein, translating into MRATLIHGAGDIRVGEVPDPVIRRPTDALVRVLRSCICGSDLWPYGSKPRVEGGDRIGHEFLGVIEEVGSEVSGFARGDVVVAPFVWSDGTCDFCREGLQTSCRHGGSWGRDGVDGGQGEAVRVPQAQGTLVKLPVGEDTVLLPSLLTLSDVYPTGYHCAKTAGVNERTTVTVIGDGAVGLSAVLSAKLLGAERIILMGRHKDRTDLGREFGATDVVEERGDAAIERVRELTGGDGTHTVLECVGLEPALDTAFGVVRAGGTISRVGAPQYEKVAFGFPGFLRNITLTGGVAPARAYIEELLPAILDGKIEPGRVFDRTVKLDEVPDGYRAMADREALKVMIVP; encoded by the coding sequence ATGCGCGCGACCCTGATCCACGGCGCCGGCGACATCCGCGTCGGCGAGGTGCCCGACCCCGTAATCCGCCGGCCGACCGACGCGCTGGTGCGGGTGCTGCGCTCGTGCATCTGCGGCAGCGACCTGTGGCCGTACGGCTCGAAGCCGCGGGTCGAGGGCGGCGACCGGATCGGGCACGAGTTCCTCGGCGTGATCGAGGAGGTCGGCTCGGAGGTCTCGGGCTTCGCCCGCGGCGACGTCGTGGTGGCGCCGTTCGTGTGGTCCGACGGCACCTGCGACTTCTGCCGGGAAGGCCTGCAGACGTCGTGCCGCCACGGCGGATCGTGGGGACGCGACGGCGTGGACGGCGGGCAGGGCGAGGCCGTGCGCGTTCCGCAGGCGCAGGGCACGCTGGTGAAGCTGCCGGTCGGCGAGGACACCGTGCTGCTCCCCTCGCTGCTGACGCTCTCGGATGTCTACCCCACCGGCTACCACTGCGCGAAGACCGCCGGGGTGAACGAGCGCACGACCGTCACCGTCATCGGCGACGGTGCGGTGGGGCTGTCCGCGGTGCTCTCGGCCAAGCTGCTCGGCGCCGAACGGATCATCCTGATGGGCCGGCACAAGGACCGCACCGACCTCGGCCGCGAGTTCGGCGCCACGGACGTGGTCGAGGAGCGCGGCGACGCAGCCATCGAGCGCGTCCGGGAGCTGACGGGCGGCGACGGCACGCACACCGTGCTCGAATGCGTCGGGCTGGAGCCGGCGTTGGACACCGCGTTCGGCGTCGTGCGGGCGGGCGGCACGATCAGCCGGGTCGGCGCGCCGCAGTACGAGAAGGTCGCCTTCGGGTTTCCCGGGTTCCTCCGGAACATCACCCTGACCGGCGGCGTCGCCCCGGCCCGCGCGTACATAGAGGAGCTGCTCCCGGCCATCCTGGACGGGAAGATCGAGCCCGGACGCGTCTTCGACCGCACGGTCAAGCTCGATGAAGTGCCCGACGGCTACCGCGCCATGGCCGACCGGGAAGCCCTCAAAGTCATGATCGTCCCGTGA
- a CDS encoding aldo/keto reductase: MKHITLGTLDVGRIGLGAMTMAGSYGRADLDDDESIRTIHRALDLGVTLVDTAEIYGPYINEELVGRAIKDRREQVVLATKFGLVSHAGDGPRNLDSSPANIRTAVEGSLSRLGTDHIDLYYQHRVDPNTPIEDVVSTLAELVAEGKIRHYGLSEAGPDTIRRAHAVHPVTALQSEYSLFTRDQEPVILPLLRELGIGFVAYSPLGRGLLTGAIRTRDDLGADDSRQDNPRFSEENFEHNRRLVDRVEAVAREAGATPAQVALAWLLAQGDDIAPIPGTRRVGRIEENVAADALELTAEQIEGLTALGDPAGAHHNEAQMKMIER; this comes from the coding sequence ATGAAGCACATCACCCTCGGCACCCTGGACGTCGGGCGCATCGGCCTCGGCGCGATGACGATGGCGGGCTCCTACGGACGCGCCGACCTCGATGACGACGAGTCGATCCGCACCATCCACCGGGCGCTCGACCTGGGCGTCACCCTCGTCGACACCGCCGAGATCTACGGGCCCTACATCAACGAGGAACTCGTGGGCCGCGCCATCAAGGACCGGCGCGAGCAGGTCGTGCTCGCCACGAAGTTCGGCCTGGTCTCGCACGCCGGCGATGGGCCGCGGAACCTCGACTCGAGCCCGGCCAACATCCGCACCGCGGTGGAGGGCTCGCTCTCCCGGCTCGGCACCGACCACATCGACCTGTACTACCAGCACCGGGTCGACCCGAACACGCCGATCGAGGACGTCGTGAGCACCCTGGCCGAGCTCGTGGCCGAGGGCAAGATCCGCCACTACGGCCTGTCCGAGGCCGGTCCCGACACGATCCGCCGGGCCCACGCCGTGCACCCGGTCACAGCTCTGCAGTCCGAGTACTCCCTGTTCACCCGCGACCAGGAGCCGGTGATCCTTCCGCTGCTGCGCGAACTGGGCATCGGCTTCGTCGCCTACTCCCCGCTCGGGCGCGGCCTGCTCACCGGCGCGATCCGCACCCGGGACGACCTCGGCGCCGACGACTCGCGCCAGGACAACCCGCGCTTCTCCGAGGAGAACTTCGAGCACAACCGCCGGCTCGTCGACCGGGTCGAGGCCGTCGCCCGCGAGGCCGGCGCGACCCCCGCGCAGGTCGCCCTCGCCTGGCTGCTCGCCCAGGGCGACGACATCGCGCCGATCCCCGGCACCCGCCGGGTCGGCCGGATCGAGGAGAACGTCGCCGCCGACGCCCTCGAGCTGACGGCCGAGCAGATCGAGGGGCTCACCGCCCTCGGCGACCCCGCCGGAGCGCACCACAACGAGGCCCAGATGAAGATGATCGAACGCTGA